A stretch of Cicer arietinum cultivar CDC Frontier isolate Library 1 chromosome 5, Cicar.CDCFrontier_v2.0, whole genome shotgun sequence DNA encodes these proteins:
- the LOC101490178 gene encoding transcription factor ICE1-like, translating to MMSRMNNNNNAWIQEEENNNTNTSPSSWPTNPNSNPNTPSSPSPFLQNFSSFKPMLEMDHEEEWYMMKDMAFSPNLDNVLLQTVDSVSSSSCSPSSSIFNTLDPSPSHLQQYFLSPNHKPMNNVSSLLNNNNNNNNNPFDIPCEVGFLDPQASSVASSLLGSFVDFSSKTHLSLPHLPQNKANFMGFQNSEEGSGKSVFLNRSKILRPLDSLPPSGTQPTLFQKRAALRKNMGLEIGGGGSRSKCGISEGSDKKRKFSGGDEIEDLSFDGSGLNYDSDDLTESNYNNGKMEESNVKNCGNASNGNSTVTGGVDQKGKKKGMPAKNLMAERRRRKKLNDRLYMLRSVVPKISKMDRASILGDAIEYLKELLQRINDLHNELESTPAGSSLTPVSSFHPLTPTPPSLPSRIKEELCHSSLPSPNGQPARVEVRLREGRAVNIHMFCARKPGLLLSTMRALDNLGLDIQQAVISCFNGFVMDIFRAEQCKEGQDVHPEQIKAVLMDSAGFNGMI from the exons atGATGTCCAGAatgaacaacaacaataatgcTTGGattcaagaagaagaaaacaacaACACTAATACTTCACCTTCTTCATGGCCCACAAACCCAAATTCAAACCCTAACACTCCTTCATCACCTTcaccttttcttcaaaacttctCTTCTTTCAAACCCATGCTTGAAATGGATCATGAAGAAGAATGGTACATGATGAAAGACATGGCTTTTTCACCTAACTTAGATAACGTTCTTCTCCAAACCGTTGATTCCGTTTCTTCCTCTTCATGTTCTCCTTCTTCCTCCATTTTCAACACCCTCGACCCTTCACCATCACACCTTCAGCAGTATTTTCTCTCTCCAAATCATAAACCTATGAACAACGTTTCTTCTCttctcaacaataacaacaacaacaacaacaaccctTTTGATATCCCTTGTGAAGTTGGTTTTCTTGATCCTCAAGCTTCATCTGTAGCTTCTTCGCTTCTGGGTAGTTTTGTTGATTTCAGTTCCAAAACCCATTTGAGCTTGCCCCATTTGCCTCAAAACAAAGCCAACTTCATGGGATTTCAGAACTCTGAAGAGGGTTCTGGAAAGTCGGTTTTTTTGAACCGGTCCAAGATTTTGAGACCGCTTGATTCTTTGCCACCTTCTGGAACACAACCTACTCTGTTTCAGAAGAGAGCAGCACTGAGAAAAAACATGGGATTGGAAATTGGTGGTGGTGGGAGTAGGAGCAAGTGTGGAATTAGTGAAGGGAGTGATAAGAAAAGGAAATTCAGTGGTGGGGATGAGATTGAAGATTTGAGTTTTGATGGGTCTGGTTTGAACTATGATTCTGATGATTTGACTGAGAGTAACTATAATAATGGTAAGATGGAAGAGAGTAATGTGAAAAATTGTGGAAATGCTTCCAATGGTAACAGCACTGTCACTGGTGGTGTTGATCAGAAAGGGAAGAAGAAAGGAATGCCTGCTAAGAATTTGATGGCTGAACGTCGCCGGAGGAAGAAGCTCAATGATAGACTCTATATGCTTAGGTCCGTTGTTCCAAAGATTAGCAAA ATGGATAGGGCTTCAATTCTTGGGGATGCAATTGAGTATCTGAAGGAACTTCTGCAAAGGATCAATGATCTTCATAACGAGTTGGAGTCGACACCTGCTGGCTCTTCATTGACACCTGTTTCAAGCTTTCATCCTTTGACACCGACTCCACCTTCGTTGCCGAGCCGTATCAAAGAAGAACTATGCCATAGCTCATTGCCAAGCCCCAATGGCCAACCTGCCAGG GTTGAGGTTCGGTTGCGGGAAGGAAGGGCTGTAAATATCCACATGTTTTGCGCCCGCAAACCTGGTCTGTTGCTTTCAACCATGAGGGCTTTGGATAACCTTGGGTTAGACATTCAGCAAGCTGTTATAAGCTGTTTCAATGGATTTGTTATGGATATTTTTCGAGCCGag CAATGCAAAGAAGGTCAAGATGTTCATCCGGAGCAAATCAAAGCAGTACTCATGGATTCAGCTGGCTTCAATGGAATGatctaa
- the LOC101490501 gene encoding ADP-ribosylation factor GTPase-activating protein AGD1-like isoform X3: protein MSKSLMSRYIEARRRFDKASLLYDQAREKFMSLRKSTKFDVAAVIEEELHNARTTFEEARFNLVGALHNIEAKKRFEFLEAVTGVMDAHLRYFQQGYQQLQELEPFIIEVLAYAQKARESYNEEQISLCERMVEYKKLSYQESRLSLNGPYGSPRGEGAHLQPFSRRSNSVVDAVAESAANGKVRVIRQGFLSKRSSNLRGDWKRRFFVLDSRGMLYYYRKPLHGSSLNQQSTQRNCAGENSAGILSRLLSSHYHEVVPDEKSVARHTVNLLTSTIKVDAEQSDLRFCFRIISPSKMYTLQAENALDQMDWMEKINGVIASLLSVQTLGRMSISADSESRDSDSSSNFDLLQSSQEYDRLLSADFASKNSTTNRLSEELQKNKQIVKVEQPIDILRKVSGNDKCADCGKPEPDWASLNLGILVCIECSGVHRNLGVHISKIRSLKLDVKVWDYSVLTMFQSLGNLFANSVWEELLHSTSNSQIDETPYGSSKVDRNKLCHAKKPEHDDPISIKEKFIHAKYSEKVFVRRIPKSHHLLSVGQQVLECIYANDKKAVYRHIVKSDADVNAVSAEALSGFFSNMSPSDSNTSSKSKSRLMENIQEGSNVLHLACLTSDAGMIELLLQYGADVNAIDSRGRTPLHYCIMRGKTTTSKLLITRGANPLAVDKEGNTPLKLAPEPSAIGKDILTLLTSR from the exons ATGTCGAAATCCTTGATGTCAAGGTATATA GAAGCTCGGAGGCGTTTTGATAAAGCTTCCCTTCTATATGATCAG GCACGAGAGAAGTTTATGTCATTAAGAAAAAGCACAAAGTTTGATGTTGCTGCTGTCATAGAAGAG GAATTGCACAATGCAAGAACAACGTTTGAGGAAGCTCGTTTCAATCTG GTTGGTGCTCTTCATAATATTGAGGCTAAGAAGAGATTTGAGTTTTTGGAGGCTGTCACCGGAGTTATGGACGCTCATCTTCGATACTTTCAGCAG GGATATCAGCAGTTACAAGAGCTGGAGCCTTTCATTATTGAG GTTTTGGCTTATGCACAAAAAGCAAGAGAAAGTTACAATGAGGAGCAGATTTCTCTTTGTGAAAGAATGGTAGAGTACAAAAAACTAAGTTATCAAGAAAGTAGGTTGTCCTTGAATGGCCCTTATGGTTCTCCCAGAGGGGAAGGTGCGCATCTGCAACCCTTTTCTAGGAGATCAAATAGTGTGGTAGATGCAGTAGCTGAATCAGCTGCAAATGGAAAG GTTCGAGTCATTCGACAAGGTTTTCTTTCCAAACGTTCCTCCAATTTGAGGGGTGACTGGAAGAGAAGGTTTTTCGTTCTTGATAGTCGCGGAATGCTTTACTACTATCGTAAACCATTACATGGAAGT AGTCTCAATCAGCAATCTACACAGAGGAATTGTGCTGGAGAAAACAGTGCTGGCATTCTGAGTAGGCTGCTTTCTTCACATTACCATGAAGTTGTTCCTGATGAAAAATCTGTAGCGCGTCACACAGTGAATCTGCTGACATCAACAATCAAGGTTGATGCTGAGCAGTCAGATTTAAGGTTCTGCTTCAGGATTATTTCACCTTCAAAGATGTACACTTTGCAG GCAGAAAATGCTCTTGACCAGATGGATTGgatggaaaagataaatggagTCATTGCCTCCTTGTTGTCTGTACAGACACTAGGTAGAATG TCTATATCAGCTGACTCAGAAAGCAGGGACAGCGACTCTTCCAGCAACTTCGACTTGTTACAAAGTTCTCAAGAGTATGATCGATTATTGAGTGCTGATTTTGCATCCAAGAATTCCACCACTAATAGATTATCTGAAGAGTTACAGAAGAATAAGCAGATTGTAAAAGTTGAACAGCCAATTGATATTCTAAGAAAGGTTAGCGGGAACGACAAATGTGCTGATTGTGGTAAACCTGAACCAGACTGGGCATCCTTAAACCTTGGAATCCTAGTATGCATTGAATGTTCCGGTGTTCATCGTAATCTTGGTGTACATATATCAAAA ATAAGATCACTGAAACTTGATGTAAAAGTGTGGGATTACTCTGTATTAACAATGTTTCAATCGTTGGGAAATCTATTCGCAAACTCGGTTTGGGAGGAGCTTTTGCATTCAACAAGTAATTCACAAATTGATGAAACTCCTTATGG TTCATCAAAAGTTGATAGAAACAAATTATGCCATGCAAAAAAACCAGAACATGATGATCCTATTTCAATAAAGGAGAAATTCATTCATGCAAAG TATTCTGAGAAAGTCTTTGTTCGACGGATTCCTAAAAGCCACCATCTTCTTTCGGTGGGACAACAAGTGTTGGAATGCATCTATGCCAATGACAAGAAAGCCGTGTACCGCCATATTGTCAAATCGGATGCGGATGTCAATGCTGTTAGTGCAGAAGCATTATCCG GCTTTTTTTCTAATATGTCTCCAAGTGATTCAAACACATCTTCTAAAAGTAAAAGTCGGCTAATGGAGAACATACAAGAGGGTTCTAATGTGCTTCACTTGGCATGCCTAACGAGTGATGCCGGGATGATAGAACTGCTCTTACAGTACGGCGCAGATGTAAATGCTATCGATTCAAGAGGTCGGACACCGCTGCATTACTGCATTATGAGAGGGAAGACTACAACTTCAAAGTTGCTTATTACAAG GGGGGCAAATCCACTTGCTGTAGATAAAGAAGGCAACACTCCTCTAAAGCTTGCACCAGAACCCAGCGCTATTGGCAAAGACATTCTTACTCTCTTAACAAGCAGATGA